A window of Candidatus Eisenbacteria bacterium genomic DNA:
ACGACGGTCCCCGTTCGCGGATCCTCGCCGCCGAGCGCCAGCAGCGCGGTACAGCTTGGGGGCGGATCACCGCCCTGGCATCTGCCCGATGGCCGGGTGTGCTCGCCGAATGACGTGATCTGACGCAGGTGTCCACCCAACGCATCCAACGTGAAGAGCTGGCACGCGTTCCGGGGATTGCGTCCGACCGGGTCGGCGGACGCGCCGACGACGACGTGATTCCGGTCGCGAAGCCGCTGCGCGAAGATCGTGTCGCTTCGGCGGAAGTTGGTGAGCTGGAGAGCGTTCGCGCGGTAGTGGATGAACACCTCGCGAATAGGGCCGCCCGGTGGCGGCATGTCGGTCATCCGGTTCAGCTGGAAGATCACGAGGTCGGTCGTCAAGCCGGCGAGCTGAAAGTCCGTGATCAGTGTGCCGCCGATCGATGCCGGCGGATCCAACGAAGCGTATCCCCCGCCGTTCCGACGGATCGTGAAGAAGAGGAAGCTCCCCAGCCCCGCGTCGTAGTACGCGCCCCCCACCCGCCCGTCGTCGAGAAAGACCGCGGCGACGTCGAGCCCGCCAGGATTCCTCCCCACCTGCGACGTCCTGAGCGTGGTGAGCTGATGGCGGACGTCGGGCTTCGCGAGGTCGAGCCGGAAGATCTGCGGCGCTTCGGGCCCGTCCTCGCCGGGTCCGAGGTCGACGAACACGATGCTCTTGCCGTCTGGACTGAACGAGAAGGTCTCTACCTCGCGGTCGGACGGAAACCCCGTCTCTCCTCCAATGACGCGAAACGATGGCACGCGGAGTTGGGGCCCCAGGTACTCGCGCCGGGTGCCATCCGCGCGGACGCGATAGATGCCCTCCTCGGTGAGTTGCGCTCGCGGTGAGGCGATCGGAGAACCGAGGATCTTCAAGGTGCCGATGAAGTCGTCGGTGACCTGATAGATCACGGTGTCGCCGCCCGGGCTGACCGCGAAGCCCTGGATGTTGCCCCATGCCATTGCGGCGCCACCATCGCGCGTCACGCCATACACCCTGCACCAGCTCAAGGGATCCGGCGCGGCCTCGTTCGCGTCGACGGAGATCGCGGTCACCGGAGGGCAGTCGCCATGGCGGATCTCGAGCCGCTGCCGTGCAGTCCAGTGGCCGCCGGTCGAGTGACACTCGTTCACCACGGCTGCGATCGTGCCGATCCGCGCGGCCCCCGCGGCGCACCCAGTGACGGCGCGGCACGCGTCGCGGCAGCTCCCGCGGTCCTTTCCGACGGCGTCGGGGCAACGCTCGGCCCGACATGCCGCCATTCGCGCCGCGCACGACGCCCTGCACGACGTCGCCGCCGCGGCCGGCGGGCCCAGAAGCACGATCAGCAGAGCGGCGAGCGTCGCGACCATCGGACCCTTCGTGCGAACCTCTAGCGGAGGGCGTCCGGCTGCGTCCAGACGTTCGAAGGAGTTCACCAGAGCCATCGGCCGGCAGACGTAACCTTCCATGGAACACATGTACCGGCCGGGTTCTCTGGACGGTTTCCGGTCCTGCTCACGCCGCCGTCCGTACGCGCACGTCGCGCCGAGCCACTTGCACGCCGCGTGCAGGCGCTGTCACGGCCGACCGCCGCCGACGCTAGTATCCCCAGGGGTGGCACTGGCGTCCGTGCGGCCAAAGCGACGCGCGGCAGCGGCGACGTTCTTCGCGACCGACCAGCGAAACGGAGAGTGTCCCCGGCGGGATTCGAACCCACGTTATCGGCGTGAAAGGCCGACGTCCTAGGCCAGACTAGACGACGGGGACCAAGTAGAACCAAAACTTCTAGCCGCTCGCCCGGCCGGGAACAACCAAACCTGTGCTCGGCCTGTGCTCGAACGCGGCCCGACCTGGACCCGAGGAGGATGGGAGCAGTGGCGATCTTTGCCGTCCCGTTCGCGCACCTCGTAGGTGGTGAGCGGTTCGGTCGCGGGACCTCGCACGACGGCGCCCGATGTGATGTCGTACCTGGAGCCGTGGCACTGGCACATGAGCGTCGTGCCCGTGAGCAGCCCCGCCGAGAGCGGGCAGCCTTCGTGCCTGCACAGGTCGTCAAAGGCGTACAGCTTGCCTCCGGCCCGGGCGACGGACACGCGTCGTTGGAGATCCTCCAGGTAGTACGGGTTGACGTAGCTGTCGGGCAGCTTCTCCGCGTCGTCGAGCGTGCGGAACGCTGGTGTCGTCATCTCGGTTCACTCCTTCCTCTCTCCTGCCGAAGTGCTGGCGACCGTATCGCCGATGGCGTCAACGCGGTCTAGATACACCTCTCGATCGCGTACGGTGCCCACTTCGGCCGCCGCGGGCATCGTCCGCGTCGGCGCGTCGCCTCGCGCGGCTCAGCAGGCCGCCGCGCGCGCGGGCGCGGGCGGAGCTCCCTGGATGGTCATGACGTCGCCCTCGGGCGCCAGGACGAGCCGGCGCTCATGGTACGCCGCGACACCTGGACGGTGGGCGATGCTCACGATCGTCGTGTCCGGGAGCTGCGTTCCGAGCTCGCGGTAGACGTGAGCCTCGGTCGCTTCGTCGAGGGCCGACGTCGCCTCGTCGAGGAAGAGCCATGGCGGGGCGTGAAGAAAGGCGCGCGCGAGCGCCACGAGCTGCTGCTCGCCGGGCGACAGCACCTGCGCCCAGTGCTGCTCCTCCTCGAGCCGGTCGACGAGCTTGCCGAGGCGGCACCGTTCGAGCGCCGACACGATCGCCGCGTCGTCCACGGTGCCCGGCTCGGACGGATACGCTACCGCCTGCCGCAGCGAGCCGATCGGCAAGTAGGGTCGCTGCGGGAGGAAGAGCGTGTCCCCGGCGTCGGGTCGTCGGATCTCACCAGTACCGCATGGCCACAGTCCGGCGACGGCGCGGAAGACCGTGCTCTTCCCGCTGCCCGATGGGCCCGCGAGGAGTACGCGTTCCCCCCGGCTGATCACCACGTTCGCGCCCCGCAGGAGCATGGCGCCCGCCGGCAGGGCGATGTCGACGTCGTCGAGGGCGATCTCGTCGGGTGAACCATGGACGATCCGAATGCCGCCGCTCCCACTCGCATCGACGGAGGCGACCCGCATGCTTTCCGCGAACGCGAGCACACGAGCCACGCTGGCCTTCCACTCCGCGAGCTGGCCGTAGCTGTCGACGAACCAGCTGAGCGCCTCCTGGACACGCCCGAAGGCGGACGCGATCTGCATGAGCCCGCCGAGCTGGATCGCCCCAGCGAAGTAGCGCGGAGCCGCCGCCAGGATGGGAAAGACGTGGGCGGCCTGGCCGTAGCCCGTCGTGAACCAGGTGAGGCGCTTCTGTGCCCGCAGGAGCTGCCACCAGTTGTCGACGATGGCCGCGAAACGCCCGCGGAGGCTGCGCCGCTCGAGCGGCTCTCCTCGGGAGAGCGCCACCTCCTCGGCGGTCTCCCGCAGCCGCACGAGGCTGAAGCGGAAGTCCGCCTCACGGCGCTGCTGGCTCGCGTGCAGCCGCACGAGCGCGCGGCCGATGCGGTGGGTGAGCAGGCTGCCGGCGACCGCGTACAGGACGGCCGCCCACACCAGGTAGGCGGGGATCGTGAGCGTGCCGCCGCCGAGCCGGATGGTGAGCGGGCCCGAGAGGCCCCACAGGATGCCGACGAACGAGACCAGCGTGACCACGGCGTTCAGCAGGCCCATCGCGAGCGCGAGCGTGCCGCCGGCGAGCGCCTGCAGATCCTCGGCGATGCGCTGGTCGGGGTTGTCGGGTCGGCGTTGCGTGCGCTCGAGGCGATGGTAGGCGCCACCGCCCAGCCAGGTGTCGAGGAACTGGTGCGTGAGCCACCGGCGCCACCGCATCTCGAGGAGCTGCGTCAGGTACTGGCGGTAGACCGCGGTGGCGATGAAGGCCGCCGCGAACAAGCAGAAGCGACCGAGCTGGTGGGCGAAGGCGGCGGCGTCCCGCTGCTCGAGCGCGTCGTAGAAGCTCCGGTTCCAGGCGTTCAGCAGCACGAGCACGTAGACCGCGCCCAGGTTGAGGAGGACGATGACGGCGAGCAGCCCGAGCGCGCTCCGACGCTCCTCCGATCGCCAGTAGGGAAGCAGCAGCTGCCAGGCATCCCGGGCGAACCGGCGAACGCGGGAGGGTCGTGGATCGCTGTGCATCTCTCGACGTTGGGTCCGTCCTGGATTCGACCTGGAACGTACGGCTTCGATGTGAGCCGACGATGAGGCGCGGATTAGAACTTCCTCATCCAGATGTCCGAGGCACGACGACGCGAAGCGGATCCGCTCGTCCGGGCGACTCTCTCGCCGCACGTGGCAGTGCGTGGCAACCCTGACGGCGTGAAAGGCCGACGTCCTAGGCCAGACTAGACGACGGGACAGGGCGATTCGCGGAGTTACCAGGCGAGGGCGGGCGGCGCTACGGGGGAGCGACCCGAAACGCTCGTCAGCGCTGGACCAGGAAGACGCCGATTGCGATCAGCAGCGCGCCCGTCCACTGGACCGCGTTGATCGACTCGTCGAAGATCCAGCGCGCGGCCACGATCTGCACGCCGAGGATGCTCGCGGCCGTCGTGAGCGGAAACGCGACGGCGAGCGGCATGTAGCGGAGCAGGCCCGTGAGCGTGAGGACGGTGACGAATCCGGCCAGGTTGCCGACCACCTGCCATGCCACGACCGCGCTCCAGGTCGGGCTGTGCGCCGAGACGCGGAACGACGCGTTGGCGACGATGCTGAACACCACGTTCAACGCGACGAGCGCCGTCGTCATCGCCGGTCTCATGCCGTGCGATCGATGTGCGCTTCCGATCCGGGTTCGACCCAGCCGGAGCTCGGCTCGCCTGCCGGCTCACCGGCGTTCGCCCGCTCCTCGGCCTCGTCGCGGATCGGGCCGGCCGCCGGCAGCCGGTGCCACAGCCCGGCACCTGCCGTCATGAGGCACACGAAGGCGAGGGCGGTGATCGCCGGGATGGGAAGGAAGCGCAGCATCCCGTCGATCGGCGCGAGCGGCTGCCGGGCGGCCACCGTGGCGGTCGCCAGCGTCGCCATCGACGCGACCAGCGACGCCGTAACGAGAGACGAGCGGCCGCCGACGAGCAGCTGCGCGAACCCGGCCAGCAGGCACATCGTGGTGAGGCGGAGTCCGAAGAGCGCGCTGTTGTTCGACATGCTGAACGACGCGGTGCCGGTCACGGCCATGAGGCCGGCGAAGACGATGGTGTAGGTCGTGGAGCCGATGAGCGGGCGCATCCCCGGCCATGCGGTCCGGCTCAACAGGAGGAACACGAGCACTGCGAGGGGAATCGCCATGGGAACGTGGTCGACCTGCGTCCTCCCTTCGGCGCGGATCGCGGCGCGCGCAGCGTCGCGCTGGCGCGCCGCAGCGCTGCTGCCGTGGACGAGGGAGCGCCCCGTCGCGTGGGAGAGCGGACCGATGCCGAGCAGGCTCGCGATCGTGGGCCCCACGTCCCGGGACCGTCCGGCCTGCGTGCGGTGTACGGCGCCGGCGCCCCACACCACGATGGGAATTCGCATCACCTCGCGCTCGGTCCCGCCGTGCCCGCCCTCGTCGAGGTTGCCGTGGTCGGAAGTCACGATGAGCGCCTCGTGCGACGGATCGATCGAAGCGGCGATGCGCCCGATCATGTCGTCGGCGCGGGTGAGGGCCGCCCGGAATTCGGGCGCACGCACACCGTAGTCGTGCGCCGCCCAGTCGACGTAGGCGGCGTGCGCGAGGACCAGCTGCGCCCCGGGCGGCGGCTCGAGCTCCTGGTCCGAGACGCGGGTCTCGTCGACCCACGAGGCGTAGGTCGCTGCGAGCGTGTAGTCGGGATCGGTGGTCATGATGGCGGTCCGGAGCCCGGCCAGCTTGGCGCGGCGGAACACCGAATCGAGGGCCACCTCGTCCGGGAACCCGTTGCTGAGAATGCCCGATGCCGCCGGCTCGATGCCGGACGCCTGCGCGACCAAGTTGGGGCCGCTGAAGGTGGGGAACTCGGACCGTGCGGAGACGTCCTCGCCCTCGGCACGGAGGCGGTTCAGGCTCGGCATCTCGCGCGACAGGTCGAGCCGCAGGCCGTCGATCATGATCCAGACGACGCGCGTGGCCGGCCCGTGGGCGTGTGATCGGGGCGCCGGCCGCACGTTCAAGACGGCGGGTCGATCGATGTTCAGGCTGCTCTCGTAGCTGAACGCGGCATGGGCCATCGCCACGCCGAGGACGGCTGCGCACAGACGAGGGAAGACCGGCTGGTCGCCTCGTGCGAAGGGCATCGGCAGGTGCCGGAGCGAGTTCGGGATCCTGGGCACGGCGTCGATGGGCAGTGGTTTTGCTCGGC
This region includes:
- a CDS encoding Rieske (2Fe-2S) protein, with translation MTTPAFRTLDDAEKLPDSYVNPYYLEDLQRRVSVARAGGKLYAFDDLCRHEGCPLSAGLLTGTTLMCQCHGSRYDITSGAVVRGPATEPLTTYEVRERDGKDRHCSHPPRVQVGPRSSTGRAQVWLFPAGRAARSFGSTWSPSSSLA
- a CDS encoding ABC transporter ATP-binding protein/permease, coding for MHSDPRPSRVRRFARDAWQLLLPYWRSEERRSALGLLAVIVLLNLGAVYVLVLLNAWNRSFYDALEQRDAAAFAHQLGRFCLFAAAFIATAVYRQYLTQLLEMRWRRWLTHQFLDTWLGGGAYHRLERTQRRPDNPDQRIAEDLQALAGGTLALAMGLLNAVVTLVSFVGILWGLSGPLTIRLGGGTLTIPAYLVWAAVLYAVAGSLLTHRIGRALVRLHASQQRREADFRFSLVRLRETAEEVALSRGEPLERRSLRGRFAAIVDNWWQLLRAQKRLTWFTTGYGQAAHVFPILAAAPRYFAGAIQLGGLMQIASAFGRVQEALSWFVDSYGQLAEWKASVARVLAFAESMRVASVDASGSGGIRIVHGSPDEIALDDVDIALPAGAMLLRGANVVISRGERVLLAGPSGSGKSTVFRAVAGLWPCGTGEIRRPDAGDTLFLPQRPYLPIGSLRQAVAYPSEPGTVDDAAIVSALERCRLGKLVDRLEEEQHWAQVLSPGEQQLVALARAFLHAPPWLFLDEATSALDEATEAHVYRELGTQLPDTTIVSIAHRPGVAAYHERRLVLAPEGDVMTIQGAPPAPARAAAC
- a CDS encoding alkaline phosphatase family protein — encoded protein: MPRIPNSLRHLPMPFARGDQPVFPRLCAAVLGVAMAHAAFSYESSLNIDRPAVLNVRPAPRSHAHGPATRVVWIMIDGLRLDLSREMPSLNRLRAEGEDVSARSEFPTFSGPNLVAQASGIEPAASGILSNGFPDEVALDSVFRRAKLAGLRTAIMTTDPDYTLAATYASWVDETRVSDQELEPPPGAQLVLAHAAYVDWAAHDYGVRAPEFRAALTRADDMIGRIAASIDPSHEALIVTSDHGNLDEGGHGGTEREVMRIPIVVWGAGAVHRTQAGRSRDVGPTIASLLGIGPLSHATGRSLVHGSSAAARQRDAARAAIRAEGRTQVDHVPMAIPLAVLVFLLLSRTAWPGMRPLIGSTTYTIVFAGLMAVTGTASFSMSNNSALFGLRLTTMCLLAGFAQLLVGGRSSLVTASLVASMATLATATVAARQPLAPIDGMLRFLPIPAITALAFVCLMTAGAGLWHRLPAAGPIRDEAEERANAGEPAGEPSSGWVEPGSEAHIDRTA